The Vulpes vulpes isolate BD-2025 chromosome 1, VulVul3, whole genome shotgun sequence genome contains the following window.
CACAAGTATCTCAAGAGAAAGAAGTCTAGAGGATGAGGTGAAAGAAGAAATGGCCAGTTCTCAGGTAAGCCCCCTGTCCCAGGAGAAGCCATGTCATTTTCCCCCCCTGAAATTCCTTGCATTTAGAAATTGCAATTGTTGATTCCTCTAGTTCTGAAGTTTCTGGCTGatgttttctcctattttttaaaacattttcagaaatgatACTCAAGGTTAGATCTTTAGAATGCTTCCCCCCTATATCCCAGAGCCTCCTCTCTCCGCTCTCCCACCTGGGTTCCAATAGGCCATCAACGGTTGTGACTTTGAATTAAAGTCCTGCATGTATTGAAAATATTCCCGTTGTGATAGATCGATCTTTAGGAGAAGGCACTGAGTTCAACATTCCTATTACTGATGAGTTCTGTACCTGGAATATCagtgaaggaaaatatttctcatttaggTCCCATCTGGATACTTTATCAACTCTGTGTAGCCCAGGAATaagaaaatgcacaaataaacACAATGGATATGAGGTCAAGAATAACTCGGAATGTTTTCGTACTAAAAAGGGGGGCACGAGAGTCTTGCTCTTTAGAATGTgaagaatatgtatatattttaaaaagattttatttatttattcatgagagacagaggcagagacctaggtatAGGGAGAAGAAGcaccactcagggagcccgattcgggactcaatcctggaactccagggtcatgccctgagctgaaggcagacactcaactgctgagccacccaggcatctctgaaaaagatattctatctaaaatacactagagggtcacctgagtggctcagtcactaaAAGTGTCACACTCTTGTTTTCAGACCCTATGATAATAGGGTCCTAGAATGTAGCCCTGTTTCTGGCTCTGAGCTTAGAGTTAgaggggagtcggcttgaggttCTGTCTCTGTCCTTGTGCCCCTCCTGTCCTCCTTccaaaatatacataaatctttaaaactaaaataagaaaataaaatatactagcTATTACAGAGATGGAAATTGGTATATCATCCTGTTGTCTCTGCCAGTTAGATGGGGACCCCAAACAAGGATGGATGATTTGGGTGGAAGGCAATCAAGTGGGCATTGAAACAAATTCAGAGGCTGaacaaaaaatatagaattttgttGAATATTCCCGTGGAAAGGCTTTGTGCGGGGACACAATGGGTGGGACCTGCATTTAAAGGGgaaaggtgggcagccccggtggcgcagcggtttggcgccgcctgcagcccagggcgtgatcctggagacccggaatcgagtcccgcatcgggctccctgcgtggtgcctgctcctacctctctgcctgtgtctctgcctctctctctctaactgtgtctctatgaataaataaaatcttaaaaaaaaaaaaaataaaggggaaaggtgaGGAGTTAAGGGACTTAGcgaattttcccttttttaaaaaaaggatttcctttcctttcctttccttttcttttcttttcttttcttttcttttcttttcttttcttttcttttctttgacttagcgaattttctctttttttaaaaaaaaattcttttctctttctttctttcatgagagacatatagagagagaggcagagacacaagcagagggagaagcaggctttatgcagggagcctgatgtgggactccatcctagaactccaggatcatgccctgaactgaaggcagatgctcaatggttgaaccacccaggcgtcactcaaattttcctttttatggtaCCTGTACCTGGTTGTAAGTTGTCCATTGGTTAGTGAGGGCATATAGATATTTAGAAGTGGGTCCCCTGATGGTCCCATCTGTGTCAACCAGAAGGTCACTGGGGTCCCTTTCTATATTCCTTTGCTCAAGTCTGCTGCCTACAAGAAGTTTCTACAGAAACTATACTGGGTATAAATCCACTGTATTTTCGTAATCAAATTTATATTCTAAGTTAATGTTTTTGACCACAAGAAAGCACCAGTGATGGTGTGTCCTGCGGTGTGCCTTAGACTGTGATAAGAATTTGTGTCTATACAATGATTTAGCTTTTATTGGCTTGGTGCTCTCTGCCAGATTCCTTCCCTATAATGGTCATATTTTCCCTCTTATCATTTGTAAGGATCTTAGATGTAATTAGCGATATgcagaaaacattttatgtattttaaagattttatttattcatgagagacacagagagagaggcagagacagagggagaggcaggctccatgcagggagcccgatgtgggacttcatcccaggaccctgggatcacaccctgatcacAAACCAGGCCCACTCTGAACCGAAGGAGTCATCCTGTCACTCCTTGTTTGTAGTTTCTGGTGAGGAGAACAAAGTCAAAAGAAGTGTGAATAAGATTAAATTTCCTTCAACCATTGATAAATACCTGAGACTGGCGGAGTGTGATATTCCTCAAGGATGCCTCAATGTTAATGTTTTGTTGGAGGCAAAAAGCAACCTTAGCTTAACAGTAGCCAGACCTTCAGGATCCTATTAAGTCCTCCTTAACATATGAAAATTggtttggaaacttcctttatctctgtcCCCCCCCAATATAAGTGGGCTGTCATCCTCtaagcatatggcccactgatatatatctgaagggtctcatgactaaggatATACTGGATAGTAGTAGTGGAGATTATCATAACACCAACTAAGATGTCCAGGTCCTGGAAACCTATATTCCAAATTCCTTACAGAGTTCACAATCCTTAACCCCCTCCCTACTTGAAGCTACATAATGAGTCACTGCTCCCAGTCCcagtccatttctttctttttttaaacatttttttttaatttttttatttatttatgatagccacagagagagagagagagagaatggcagagacacaggcagagggagaagcagactccatgcaccgggagcccgatgtgggactcgatcccgggtctccagaatcgcgccctgggccgaaggcaggcgccaaaccgctgcgccacccagggatcccagtccatTTCTTTCTATACATGGGTCCTGACCCTATGCTTTCATAAGGTCTCATTTTTTGCACCAAAGAGATCTAAACAATTCTTTCTTCATCATTCACTCCAGAACCCCAACATTTCACATCAAattgtctcaagaattctttcttgaccatggGCTCCTATTCCACATCCCATCAATTTTCACTGGGCAAGGAGGGCTCTCACCTTTGTGTAGTTGATATATTTGACTTCTGGGAGGAATCATTCAGTCCTCCATCCCGTAGGTCTTTCTTTTACTCCACACTCAAGTCACAAAACAGGGAAGGTCATGTCTTAGGGTCTAGCTGGTGACATTTAACTCCCTCTTTCATCTTAGGTACGTTGTGAACTCTGCCTGTGGCCACTTGGTAACTGTGGTATTTATTGCAGGGACTGCTGACATTCAGGGATGTGGCCATAGAATTCTCTCAGGAGGAGTGGGGATGCCTGAACCACATTCAGTGGGAATTGTACAGGGATGTGATGTTAGAGAACTATGGACACCTCCTCTTCTTGGGTACGGAGACTTCTTACAGATTTCCCTAACTATGCTCTGGGTGTTCTTCCTTCATGTGAACAGTGTCCCTAGGAAGGGGTGTTACCCTCTTTGAATGACTGGAATTCAGATCCAGGCAGAATGGGAAATGAGGGGTTTCTAGACGGAGAGAAAAATCTTCATGATGTGTCCTTTTCAGCTGTACTTTCCCTTCCTTTAGGGAACATCATTACTTCTATAGATGAGTGGCAATTCTAAACATTGAGTGGCATAAAATGATATTGCCCACATGTTATACTCTTACTTTCTCACTCACTGTGAAGGGTAGTACTTGTAAGTGGAGTCAGGATGTAATCATTAGAAATGTTTCCTGTGTTCTAAAGGGACCTGTTGGGTTACATGATTTGGGAAACCATTTTCTAGAATTCTACAATGTCCCTTCTTCTCCGCTGACTGAGCACAATCATGATTAAAAGTTAGGCTCTCCAGCAatactcattttccttttttctaataaaCAGGTCTCAATGTGTCCAGGCCAGACCTGGTCATCTTTTTGGAGCAAGAGAAGCAGCTCTGGGAtatgaggagaaagaagaaagcagccTTCCATCCAGGTAGGTGGGAATGAATGAAGCAGAGGTCCACATGTGAAGGGGGAAGGTAGACCTTAAACTGTGATTGGAGTAGGTCTCCTTGAATAGAAATGAGTTTGAGAAGCCTTGtgttatttttctccctctcacaGAGGGACATCTGC
Protein-coding sequences here:
- the LOC140597773 gene encoding KRAB domain-containing protein 5-like, with the protein product MASSQGLLTFRDVAIEFSQEEWGCLNHIQWELYRDVMLENYGHLLFLGLNVSRPDLVIFLEQEKQLWDMRRKKKAAFHPGRWE